One Camelina sativa cultivar DH55 chromosome 3, Cs, whole genome shotgun sequence genomic window carries:
- the LOC104778051 gene encoding probable sucrose-phosphatase 1 — protein MERLTSPPRLMIVSDLDETMVDHHNDPENLSLLRFNSLWEDAYRHDSLLVFSTGRAPTMYKKLRTQRPLLTPDVIITSVGTEIAYGNSMVRDDDWIEILNNKWDRGIVEEETSKFPELTLQSETEQRPHKLSFHIDKSKVQAVTKELSQRLEKRGLDIKIIFSGGNAFDVLPQSGGKGQALAYLLKKLKTEGKLPVNTLVCGDSGNDTELFTIPNVYGVMVSNAQEELLEWYAENAKDNSNIIHASERCAGGIIQAIGHFKLGPNLSPRDVSDFLECKVDNVNPGHEVVKFFLFYERCRRGEVENCETYTASLKASCHPVGVFVHPSGAETSLRDTIDELGKYYGDKKGKKFRVWTDQVLATDTMPGTWIVKFDKWEQTGDERKCCTTTVKFTSKEGEGFVWEHVQQIWSEETEIKDDNNWII, from the exons ATGGAGCGGTTAACATCTCCTCCTCGTCTAATGATAGTCTCAGATCTTGATGAAACAATG GTTGATCATCATAATGATCCTGAGAATCTATCTTTACTGAGGTTCAATTCATTGTGGGAAGACGCTTATCGCCACGACTCTCTTCTTGTCTTCTCAACGGGAAGAGCACCAACAATGTACAAGAAACTGAGGACACAGAGACCTTTGTTAACACCTGATGTTATCATTACATCTGTAGGAACTGAGATTGCTTATGGTAACTCCATGGTTCGTGATGATGACTGGATTGAAATCTTGAACAATAAATGGGACAGAGGAATCGTCGAAGAAGAAACCAGCAAGTTCCCTGAGTTAACTCTTCAG AGTGAAACTGAACAGAGGCCACACAAGCTTAGCTTTCATATTGATAAGAGTAAGGTTCAGGCAGTGACGAAAGAGCTATCTCAGCGGTTGGAGAAACGTGGG TTGGATATCAAAATAATCTTCAGTGGAGGAAACGCTTTCGATGTTTTACCACAAAGTGGAGGAAAAGGACAAGCTCTTGCTTATCTGCTAAAGAAGCTCAAGACTGAAGGAAAGCTCCCTGTTAACACTCTTGTTTGTGGGGACTCTGGAAACGATACTGAACTATTTACTATTCCCAATGTTTATGGTGTCATG gtAAGCAATGCTCAAGAAGAGTTGTTGGAGTGGTACGCTGAAAACGCCAAAGACAATTCAAATATAATCCATGCGTCTGAGAGGTGTGCGGGTGGGATTATACAAGCCATTGGTCATTTTAAGCTCGGTCCAAATCTTTCTCCGAGAGATGTTTCTGACTTCTTAGAGTGTAAGGTGGATAATGTGAACCCGGGTCATGAGGTTGTCAAGTTTTTCTTGTTCTACGAGAGATGTAGACGAGGTGAAGTTGAGAACTGTGAGACATACACAGCAAGCCTCAAAGCTTCATGT CATCCTGTGGGTGTCTTTGTTCATCCATCTGGCGCTGAAACATCTCTCAGAGACACCATTGATGAGCTTGGCAAGTACTATGGAGACAAAAAAGGGAAGAAGTTTCGGGTTTGGACAGATCAGGTCTTAGCAACAGATACTATGCCAGGGACTTGGATAGTAAAGTTTGATAAGTGGGAGCAGACTG GGGATGAGAGGAAATGCTGCACAACAACTGTCAAGTTCACCTCAAAG GAAGGAGAAGGGTTTGTGTGGGAACATGTGCAGCAAATATGGtcggaagaaacagagataaaGGATGATAACAACTGGATcatctaa
- the LOC104778050 gene encoding cinnamoyl-CoA reductase 1-like has protein sequence MSSEEEKTECVKEEKTVCVTGASGYIASWIVKLLLLRGYTVKASVRDPSDPRKTEHLLALEGAEERLKLFKANLLEEGSFDSAIDGCEGVFHTASPFYHDVKDPQAELLDPAVKGTINVLSSCLKTSSVKRVVLTSSIAAVAFNGMPRTPETIVDESWFADPEYCRASKLWYVLSKTLAENAAWKFAEENELQLVSINPAMVIGPLLQPTLNTSAAAVLSLIKGAQTFPNATFGWVNVKDVANAHIQAFENPTANGRYCLVERVAHYSEVVNILNDLYPEFQLPEKCADEKIYIPTYKVSKEKAESLGVEFVPLEVSIKETVESLRDKGFIRL, from the exons atgagcagcgaagaagagaagacagagtgtgtgaaagaagagaagacagtTTGTGTGACAGGAGCTTCAGGTTACATTGCTTCATGGATTGTTAAGCTTCTCCTTCTCCGCGGCTACACCGTTAAAGCCTCCGTTCGTGATCCAA GTGATCCAAGGAAAACAGAGCATTTGCTTGCATTGGAAGGAGCAGAGGAAAGGCTTAAATTGTTCAAAGCAAACTTGTTAGAAGAAGGCTCTTTCGATTCAGCAATCGATGGTTGTGAAGGAGTTTTCCACACCGCATCACCATTCTATCACGATGTCAAGGACCCTCAg GCTGAGTTACTTGATCCAGCAGTGAAAGGAACAATCAATGTTCTAAGCTCATGTTTGAAGACTTCCTCTGTTAAGAGAGTCGTATTAACCTCATCTATAGCAGCTGTTGCTTTCAATGGAATGCCTCGAACACCCGAAACCATAGTTGACGAGTCTTGGTTTGCCGATCCTGAATACTGCAGAGCTTCCAAG CTATGGTATGTACTCTCCAAGACATTAGCTGAAAACGCAGCGTGGAAATTCGCGGAAGAGAACGAGTTACAGCTGGTTTCGATAAATCCAGCTATGGTGATTGGTCCTCTCTTACAGCCAACGCTAAACACTAGTGCTGCTGCAGTACTAAGCTTGATCAAAG GAGCACAGACGTTTCCTAATGCGACATTCGGGTGGGTTAACGTTAAAGATGTAGCGAACGCTCACATTCAAGCGTTTGAGAATCCAACTGCTAATGGAAGATACTGTTTAGTGGAGAGAGTTGCTCATTACTCTGAAGTTGTTAACATTTTGAATGATCTTTACCCTGAATTCCAACTCCCTGAGAA GTGTGCAgatgaaaagatatatattccAACATATAAAGTGTCTAAAGAGAAAGCAGAGTCTCTTGGGGTTGAGTTTGTGCCATTGGAGGTTAGCATTAAAGAAACTGTAGAGAGTTTGAGAGACAAAGGGTTCATCAGACTCTAA